The following proteins come from a genomic window of Flavobacterium crocinum:
- a CDS encoding NmrA family NAD(P)-binding protein, with protein MKIIISGSLGNIGKPLTAQLVQSGHDVTVISSNADRKAAIEALGAKAEIGSVSDADFLSETFAGADALFAMTPPNMGGVNIIKNTTEAGDAFAKAIQQTNIQRVVMLSSIGADLPTGNGPIAGLHNIEKIYEKLDTSITFLRAGYFYINFFNDIPMIKGAGIMGANFPTDNQIPLVHPEDIAWAAAEELQKKSEGKNVRYIISDVKTPSDIVKAFGNAIGKPELPWVEFTDEQYFGGMTQAGVPEEMAGLYTEMGSGLRNNTIAADFLTNDGKAEGKIKLEEFAKEFASKF; from the coding sequence ATGAAAATTATAATTTCAGGTTCATTAGGAAATATCGGAAAGCCATTAACGGCTCAATTAGTACAATCAGGTCATGATGTAACAGTTATCAGCAGTAATGCAGATCGAAAAGCTGCGATTGAAGCATTGGGGGCAAAAGCTGAAATCGGATCAGTTAGCGATGCTGATTTTCTTTCAGAAACATTTGCAGGAGCAGATGCGCTTTTTGCCATGACACCGCCAAATATGGGCGGCGTAAATATTATTAAAAACACTACTGAAGCAGGTGACGCTTTCGCTAAAGCAATCCAACAAACCAATATTCAAAGAGTAGTAATGCTAAGCAGTATTGGAGCTGATTTGCCAACAGGAAACGGACCCATTGCCGGCTTGCATAACATTGAGAAAATCTACGAAAAATTAGATACTTCTATCACTTTTTTGAGAGCAGGTTATTTCTATATCAATTTCTTCAATGATATTCCGATGATAAAAGGAGCGGGGATAATGGGAGCTAATTTTCCAACAGATAATCAAATTCCATTAGTACATCCGGAAGATATTGCCTGGGCTGCAGCCGAAGAATTACAGAAAAAGTCAGAAGGAAAAAATGTACGTTACATTATTAGTGATGTTAAAACACCTTCAGATATTGTAAAAGCTTTTGGAAATGCTATTGGTAAACCTGAACTTCCTTGGGTAGAATTTACAGACGAACAATATTTTGGAGGAATGACACAAGCAGGAGTTCCGGAAGAAATGGCCGGTTTGTATACCGAAATGGGAAGCGGATTAAGAAATAATACTATCGCAGCTGATTTTCTAACAAATGATGGAAAAGCGGAAGGTAAAATTAAACTAGAAGAATTTGCTAAAGAATTTGCTTCAAAATTCTAA
- a CDS encoding winged helix-turn-helix transcriptional regulator: MTAIKESSTIQENKQYALEKCPVTFVMEKIGGYWKPIILYHLSTGDKRYSELKRAIPAVTEKMLIQHLKQLEADGLVIREAKPVVPPFVTYRLSDAGNGLLPVIDAMAAWAFKVKDGVYEI; encoded by the coding sequence ATGACAGCAATTAAAGAATCGTCTACAATTCAGGAAAACAAGCAATATGCTTTGGAAAAATGTCCCGTGACTTTTGTTATGGAGAAAATTGGAGGTTATTGGAAACCTATTATTTTATATCATTTATCGACTGGAGATAAACGTTACAGCGAACTAAAAAGAGCTATTCCGGCCGTAACAGAAAAAATGCTGATTCAGCATTTGAAGCAACTTGAGGCTGATGGTTTGGTCATTCGCGAAGCTAAACCTGTGGTACCGCCTTTTGTAACTTACAGACTCAGCGATGCCGGAAACGGACTTTTACCCGTAATTGATGCGATGGCTGCATGGGCTTTTAAAGTAAAAGACGGCGTCTATGAAATTTAA